The window GCTTTGTCCTTGCATCCACCTTATGGAAGAGGCGGGGAATACAAATACCTTCCTTGGCCACTCTTGCTCTGAAGGAGTTGGAAATGTTTCTAGAAAATACCACAAATCCATTTGGAGTTAATCACTTGACACAAGGCAAGTTTAGTATGAGATGTTCAGATTCCTGCTCCTAAACCAGGGGTCTGTGTGCCAGGCTTCTGACCATAGCACCCAGGTGGGAGAGCTGTGCTGTCTTCAGGGCTTGAAGTGGATCCCGGCTCTGCTGTGCAAGCTGGAGGATTATGCACCGTGCTTTTGTAAAAGCAGGAGCCTTGATTTCTATATACAAATGATGAATGAATGAAGGAAAGGATTTCTAACAGAGTGGAAACTGGGAGCGTGTTCTGATACACCGAGCTGGTGtgtgtgggaagggagggaataGGGTCACAGTCCTGATACAAGCTGATCACAGGCTCTTTTACAGTGATTCTTGCAGTGTTTGGTGTCTGAGCAGCTTGTTTTCAAAGTACATAAGCATGAACTGCAGCTAAACTGCAGCTATTCTCAGAGAAAGCTGTAGTGAGGAGCTGTACATAAACTGTAGTTTACTTGGGCTTGTCTAATGGTTGTAAAATCTCTGGGTTTGCAAGTAATCCTCCATGATGCACAAAATCCTCCATAAAGAACGTGTCATCGCTGACACTTCCCCAGCAGCTGTCACTACATAACCACAGCCCATTAACAGCTTTATCTTTGAGTAAGAAAACTTTATCTATCCTTAATGAAACCATTAGCACAGAATTAACCAGACTGAATACACCAGCAACGTGTTGCTCAGCACTTTGTGGTCTGACATAAAGCTGGAACGTGTCAGATGATGTTTGTGTCGTGCTTGATTCCGCAGAGCAAACGCTGTCATGTGTGTTACGCAGAACCCCAGGCCTGTTCCCACTCCTGTCGGAGGAGGCTGGATGTTGGACTGGACCCAAAGTACTGGGGAGATTTACTGGTTGTTGGGGTGAAAGTCACTGAAGGGGCTTATTTTGGATCTTTGGGTTCAGTCAAGGTGACCTGTGCTCTGTGGTTTCAGTCTTCTGCTGAATCAACCTGTGTGCCTCTGTCCTTGGCAGCCTCGACTGTGCCTTCACAAAGTACTTCTCCATTCTCTAATACATCAGTGTAATTCTGAAGTAATCAAATCCATCATATTCACAACCAGTTGTAGAACTGAAGGTATGTGCAGGGCTTCTGGATACCAGGGCGTTATCCTGAAGGACTGTCAAGCTTCTCCTTATGGCATCTGACAAAGTACAGAGCGGCCGCAGGACCAGTCTGCTTTTAGGAGAGGAGCTACTTGGTGTGTATTACAGGAACATACTCATCATGTCACAAAGTTATTACCCTCTCGGAGCAAGGGTAAGGGAAGCTGTCTGCTCCCGGGATTTCCTACTTCACTCCAGGAAATCTGCAAAGGTTTGAGATAACGTCACTCAGAGATTTAAAGGTCTGAAGCCTTTATTTGCCACCATTCCTGGTGCATGTGACTGAGCTGTGGGAGGTCACAACGTGGAGTTTCATCAGAGCTGATCCTGTGTTGTGTTAACTCTTTCCTGCTGGGAGTCTCGCGGAGATGGAGAGCACTGAGGAAATGAAGTGTGCATGTGCCTGAGTTCAGGAACCGGGATCAGGGCTGGCAGGACAGAGCTTGTGTCCACACTGAGGTTGTGAACTACatggacggggcttggagcaacctgctctagtggaaggtgtgcctgctcgtggcagggggttggaactgggtgagctttaaggtcccttccagcccaaaccagtctgggattacATGACCAAGACTGTCATGCAGTGGACAAGTCTGTTCATATCAAGAGAAGTAGAAACACCATGAAGGGAAGCTGTACTTTGGTCTTCCTCCATGTCATAGTTGGTGTTTGTTCATCAGCCCTCTGTGTTTGGCAGGTCTTGCCACACTGCAGCTCCTACCAAAGCTTTTAGCCAGTGCGGATCAGATGCAGGTGCAGTTTGTGTTCACTGGCAGTGTTTTGGGAACAGTGCTGTACCTGTTGCCTGCCCGGGTGTCTCGGGAAGAGCTCGCTGTTGCCTATTGTGACCTGTTGGGTGCGTACCTGTCTGGGTGGGGTGGAGCCGAGCTTGGAGAAGTCTACCTGTACAGCGAGTCGGACCAGTCCTCCTGCACTGGTGAATCCCTGTTGGGTGTGGAGCTCTGTGTTGGTGCTGCCGTGGGTGGGCATGCACAAAGCTTGGTTTTGTATAAATACTTCTAGATATGTTCAATATGTGCATCTCACAGCATTaagcagcaaagctgaagaaacacTTGGTTTGTATTTGAATGAGCTGCTTCTGTAGggacctgctgcagctccataACCTCacctggcaggagctgcaccaGCGACTGTTGCCCTGATGTGTTGGGGTGATGGCGAACAAGGATGTTTTTAGGTGGCTCAGCTTGGCTATTGAAGCCTGCTGGGTTTTGTAGTGTAGCCTCTGGTGTGTGGTGCGTTATGAGTGATCCTTGAGCAGCTTCTTGGTGTGCTCTGTCGTGTGACAGGCGGTGGGCAGCAGGCATCTGGCCACCTTTAAACAGCTTTGTTGGAGGAGGTGAACACAAGGGGTAGGCAGCTTAGTTTATCTAGGAAGAAGAGTGGACAACAAGCAGCAGAATGTGCTATGTACTTCTCTGTGCTGAGTGGCATTTGGGACAAGATGTGAATGGCTTTTTGGGGCATAAATCTCACaaatccttcccttttctttgttgttcagCTGCTCTTCAGGCCCTGAAGCGTAAGAAGAGGTACGAGAAGCAGCTTGCACAGATAGATGGCACGTTATCAACAATTGAATTTCAGAGGGAAGCCCTTGAGAATGCCAACACGAACACTGAAGTGCTTAAGAACATGGGATTTGCTGCTAAAGCTATGAAAGCTGCTCATGACAACATGTAAGTTATTCCCTTCTGCGTCTTACCATAGGCCGTTTAGTTTGTCATTTGTTTGAGCTGCTAAATGCCAAATCTTTCATAACCAAAGGTAGAACTAGAATAGCAAAATCCTTTAAAATGCTCTTACTGAAGCTAAAATACCAGATATACTTTGATATTGAACAAAATATGCAAGTATCAATGCTTTCACAGTTTCCCACAGTTTTATACAGCACCAAGCTGCTGGTTTTGCCCAAAAGAAAGCTAGCACCAGTGTAGGCTAAAGCAGATGGGAGGGTGCACCAGTTACAGATCCATCTAGTAGCAGCAAGCATTTTAGGCCTCAAGGGAAGACTTTAATGTCTTTCTGTGCAGTGGAGTTTGTGTTTGTAGCAGTAATTAAAGGTAAACTGCATTGTGGGAATGTTGTACTTGCTCCAGAAGCAACTATTATAGATGTAATAATGCTGGATGAGGCAACAGAGCAGTTTGTTATTAATACTGGTAATGCAGAACAAAAACTCTTCATGTGAAGGCTCTGTATATAAATGCTGTGAGCTAAGCTGCAAGGGCAAGGTAAAATATACATGCACAGTTTTGTTGAGGTGGGGATAACATTCAGACTTGCATGCAAGGTGTATTTTGGGGAAGGACCTTATAAATACCACCATGGTGTGATGCCTCTGCAAAACCCAAGAAATAAAGCCTGAAGTGACGCTTGGGAAAGTGCCTGATTGTATTGaactctttcctttcttttccagggaTATTGATAAAGTAGATGAATTAATGCAGGACATTGCAGAACAGCAAGAGCTGGCAGATGAGATTTCAACAGCCATCTCGAAGCCAGTAGGATTTGGGGAAGAATTTGATGAGGTATGCTTGACATTTGCCTCTGttgatatcatagaatcatttatgttggaaaagagccttaagatcattgagtaCAACCATTAGCCCAACACcgccaagtccaccactaaaccatgtccctaagcaccacttctacatgtcttttaaatacctccagggatgctgGCTCACGAGATCTTTCATTTGAGATCTGCATATTGCATGTGTCTAGGTGTAGTTCTACGATATAAATTCTCTCCTAGAACTAGTTACTTAGCTGTTCTTACAGTGCATAGAGCAGGTGTGGCCCTGATTTTCTGATGAGAATGCTCTAATTTGAGAATGAACTTagatttcttcttcccttcactGCTTTCCTCACCCACCAGGAGCTCAGGTACAGGAATTCAGGCTCCTCATCTCCTCACTTTGCTCTTATCCTGTGCATTTAAGCTATTCTCTTTAATAATACAACCAGCTAAATCTACTTGCTAATAAATATGacttaaagtttcttttttttttacttcgttttcctcctttaaaacCCAGGATGAACTCATGGCAGAACTAGAGGAACTAGAACAAGAAGAACTAGACAAAAACCTGCTGGAAATAAGTGGTCCCGAGACAGTACCACTACCAAATGTGCCCTCAATATCAATACCATCAAAGCCAGGTATGGATGGGGCTTTACCAGAAACATCTTGGATTGTTTTGAAGTATGTTTATTACAACTGCCAGCTCCTCAGACGTGAGAGATGTAGCTGCAGGCAGCGCAGAGAAGTTGCTTCATGAATCACAAATACATCTAGTGCTGTTTCTCCGTGGGGGTAACCTGCCTTTCAGAACCATGCAAATGAATATCCATCACAGGAACAGTTATTATCTCTTGTAGCACTACCAGTTTATCTACAGCGTGGGTGATGCTCAGGGTAGAGAGGAGACGTGTTAAAAGGAAGCCTTCTACCAGTAGCTGCTGGCACAACAGGGAAGTAATCTTGACAGACATCCtaagggggaagaaaagggagtgGAGAGTAAATGAGCTCTTGGAATTAGTCCCAGGCTGGTGCAGATTCCCCCGCTGAACCATgcttcctggctgctgctttggtttttaacttGATCCCAGCTTTTCTGGCTTTTGGGATGAACTAAGCTCAGAGTCCCCTTTGGGGACAGCTGTTGCTGCCTGTGAGGTTTGCACATACTCAAGCCAGACAGCACCAAACTTTGGGTCATCCTAGTCTTTGAGCACATGTATCTTGGAAATCTTAGTTACTGTGATGATTTTACATGGGGAATGAGCAGGAAATGTTCCTATTTACACAGGCAGTTCAAAGCTGCTCTTAAATGTGAACTGATCGCTCTTCTATGCACTAGAAATGATACCTCATGAAATATCACTGAGCTGGAATACCTCGGGCATGCATTAATGGATATGACACTTTACTAGCCTATTTTGCTGAATCTGCCTTAGTGTGTGATGAATAAGTTGTAGACTTTGTGGCTCCAATTCGTGTGcttacttaaataaaaaagggCCAGAACAATAGTGGTTGAAAGTAGTCCCAGTGGGTCAGTGTGTCTCTAATTACCTTGCTGCCCTTCCAAGCTTAAAAGGACTTGGGCAACATCAGACACTGCCAGACAGCAAGGTTCTGCTTTAGGTGACGTGCTGTGAAGTTTGCTCCTGTGTCTTAGAGTTCTTTTATTATGACAGAATTGATTTAGTGTTTTCTTGGTTGTGTTTTGCTTGGCAGCGTTGCTGACAAGTGATGATGAGAGGGGAGTAGGTTCTATCAAAATAGCTTGAATCTGAGGCTTCATCTAGCTTCAGGTccaaaagcaggagaaagagattaaataaaTGTGCCTTATCATTTGATTCCCTAGCTGGTGTAAATGGTTTTTGTTCTCTAAATAGTCTTTGGATATGGACATTAAACCATACTGACTTGAACCCAAATACACCCAAATACATAATATTCTTGCATTATATTAGGTAGAGGTGACTGTGCACTAGTCAGAGGCTTTGTAACTGTGCACATATTTTACTGTACTACATAAGACTTATGTAGACAGAGCACTtcctaaaataataatacaaattaTGAATGTTTTGGTAGTAAAAATGCTGAGGATAAAACTCTCTGTTTTATAGGCTTTACGTTAAGCTGCTGTTGGATGGCGATTAGAATTCCATTACTGCATTTAAAGGGCATGCTACTTAAATAAAACTGCTCCAAGGCTGGCATTTGGGAAGCTTTAGGATTCTGGGGTGGTGCTGGGTGGGGATTTTGtgtgggtttgcttttggttttattaacctaaataatttttcactgaaatttgaCTTAATATACACTGGGATTAAAGGTTTGCTTCTGACCATCATGGGTCAGACTTTCAAAGGGACTACTTCACCTAACAGGGCATTGGAAAGAAGTAATGTGCCCTCTGCAGTAGAGCTGCCTCTATTACCTCCTTTTCAGTCACTGAATGGAAAATGTTTGtgagctttcctgcttttccagctctcaGGAGCTGTCTGGATTTTGACTTAATCAGTCTGAATGAGAAACTTTCAGCGGTTGCCTGTCAGCTGAGTTGATGTCAGAAGGAATTCAgggaaaagctggttttgtttaaggGAGACTGGAAGAGCTTAATATAGAAAACCAAATTCCAAACTTGGACAAATAATAGGTCTGGAGTTTGACTTAAAgctgactcagttctctcttaCACAAATGTTTCATTGGGAATGACACAAACCATTTTGAGTAGGAATTATTTGACCCTTTTTTGCCCTTTGGAAGCAAAACCATTGCAGCTATTTCTGGGTTAAAACCTTTTTGCTCAGTGAATGGTTTAATCTCCAGAGACTGAGTTCGTGCCATTATGACAAATAGCAGCATTTGCTCCCCTGGAAGGACCAGAAATGAGAGCAAGGCAGTGTGTAGCCTGCTGCAAAACATTCCCATCCAACCTGCTGCTAGAGGGGGGCAGTAGCACATACCCACAGTTAGCTGTTCAGCCCCTTGAGGAGCTTGAACTGTCATGAGAGTTGGAGGTCTCCAAATTCTGTACCTGGTTCGGCCAAATCACagtagagtcatagaatcccagactggtttgggttggaaaggaccttaagaacatccagttccaaccccctgccatgggcagggacgcctcaccctagacccTGTCACGcaaggctctgtgcaacctggccttgaacactgccagggatggagcatttaccacttctctgggcaccctgtgccagcgcctcagcaccctcacagggaagaacttcttccttatatctaacctgaacttccctgttttagtttgaacccgtcaccccttgtcctatcactacagttcctgatgaagagtctcaTTTGTTGCCCTTTGAGGACTTCATGACAGAATAAGGCATTAATTTTTATGGGAGAGATGTTGTAATACTGGATGAGTTTCTGTAAGAAACTGTGTGCCTCTGAGAGGGGCTCAGAAGCTGAAGGCTTGGGGTCTGCTGGAGGCTTGGTGCTGATGGAAACCAACAGACACCACTGGTCACACACGTCCCTTCATGCAGTCTGTGTTCCTCCATGTGAGCTGTTGGTTTTCCACTTGAAGCGGTAATGTCAGGAAGTTCAGCCCATGCTGGTTTTTCCAGAAGGCACCTTTTACTTCAGttcttgtgtattttttatCCTCTGCTGGCATTTGGTGCTTCATGTATTGGTTTGGTCAGTGGCACAGAGGCTTCTCTCCTGCAAAGAATCAGGTTCTGTCAAGATTCTCactcatttatttccttttaatgttttgcagccaagaagaaagaggaagaggaggatgatgacATGAAAGAGCTGGAAGCTTGGGCAGGAACCATGTAACCACAGCAGTAACTGCCTGCAAAAGACTTTGATTACCTATTCTGGGTGCAAATGTGTTGTGTTGAGGAGAAAGCATAAGCAAAATGTCTTTATCTTTAATTTTAACCCAAAGCAGTGGGAACtgcattgctgttttctgcGTAGCATGGTCTGcacaaaggaaagagaggggagcagagggaatTGCCTGCGGTTTATACGGTTGAATTGCTGTAAAAAGGTCTttgcaaaatcaaaacattcaGCTTTTGGACTGTGCTACTGCCACTGCTGGATCTTCATCTGCAAAGTTTGGGCCATATTGAATTGAAgtaagctgaaaaaaagaacactCTGTCATTTTAAGTCAGTTTAAGTGTGTCTAGAAGTCTCGTGAGGCATTTACAAACCAGGACAAGTCGTAAGTCACCATCGGCTTCTTATTGTGTTTAGGTGCAAGAATGCTTTAGGTTTTTAGTTCTTTGCAAGTTCTATTTATATCCCTTGACTGATGTGTGGCCAGCCTTGTGTTTGTCACTGCAACAACCTAGTCACTACTCCCATTTCAATTGGTGAGGAGGCTTTGCAATCGGCAGATGCTATCTTGGAAGTAGGGAAGGTTTCAGTTTCAGTTGTACATTTTTCTACCTAGCACTACAATGTTGATTGCTTTTTTGTGATAATTCATAACCCATTCAGATACATGcacacaattattttaattaagaaactACTATGGATTGCACTGTATTAAATATCTCGATTAATTTTCACTTGGT is drawn from Strigops habroptila isolate Jane chromosome 13, bStrHab1.2.pri, whole genome shotgun sequence and contains these coding sequences:
- the CHMP4B gene encoding charged multivesicular body protein 4b codes for the protein MSGLLGKLFGTGAGGKGAGKGPSPQEAIQRLRDTEEMLSKKQEFLEKKIEQELAAARKHGTKNKRAALQALKRKKRYEKQLAQIDGTLSTIEFQREALENANTNTEVLKNMGFAAKAMKAAHDNMDIDKVDELMQDIAEQQELADEISTAISKPVGFGEEFDEDELMAELEELEQEELDKNLLEISGPETVPLPNVPSISIPSKPAKKKEEEEDDDMKELEAWAGTM